DNA from Cyanobacteriota bacterium:
ACTGCACCAAGTGAGTTTTGTCTAAGATACCCAGTACCTCGCCACTGGTGTCTTCTACAACAACAGCCGTTAAGTAGGGTGTTGCTTGTACCATTTCCCAACCACGCTCTAGGGAGGTGTTAGCAGGCAAAACTAGAACCCTGTGCAGGAGTTGAGGTTCCGCTTGCACGATCGCCTGGACTGTTGAAAGATCAGTGCTGTCAGTGGCTGATGGTTGCCCCGATTGGTACAGATAGGGCAGGATTTGATCAAGATAAATAATACCTAGGGGCTGTTGCTGCTGATTGGTAATGACAACTCGATCGCATCCTCCTTGTTCAAAGGTAGCTAGCAACCCGTACCAAGTCTCTGTAGCCAAATATGTAGGTACTGGTAAGATGAACTCTTTGATTCGGAGAGCATCCATTTGTACAGACTTCCTCCAACGTAACCCTGGTGTACAGCCCAATCTCACACGTTAGTCCACGAATAGGCACAGTAGAAATATTTACACCGTGACTTAACCTTCAAATTCATAGATAACTTCAGCTAGTTGGGCTTAAGAAGTGATTTCTCAGAATACGAACACTCTAAGCAATGCTGCCAATCGCCACACTCGCTATCTATAAAATGCAGTGCAACTTCTATCTAAACTAGTTGCTTGGACTAGTTGCGTAGTCTGCTGGGTCTGATGGACATTTTAGTTATTCAGCATTGACATTAAAATTACAATTAGCAATTACAATTAATGAAAGTTAATTAGGCAATGCCGCCGCTTTGGCCTTGGCTATTTGTGAATCTCGACACAGCCAATTGGCTGAGTTGAGAGTTTCACGCTAGCCTAGTAGCTGCTGGTGATTGCTGGTTAATGGAGAACCTATCTGCGAGCTGAACGTTGCGTCCTCACATTTCCATTTGTATTCTGACTAACTCAGAAACATTGTCTCAGTCCCTGAAGCAACTGTTAGATCAGCGCACAGTTGACACATTACAAAGCTATCGCTATACGGTTACTAACTTTAAATCTGTAATAGATTTTTCCCATTTCCTTATGGAGGAAAATCAGCAGGTTGATTGCCTGATTTTAGAAGCTGGGCCATCTGCTATCGATGTCATCCAGTATCTTCGAGAACAGTCAATCTTCTTGCCTACGGTTGTGATTGTGCCAGAACAACCCCAAGCTCCTGTTACCGATCCCTACCACGAGGCAATGGTACAACTATCGACATCGCACCTTAATCAGGTTGCTGACTATATCGACCGCGCGATCGCTCAGTTCTTGCAACTGTCCCCAACTGCCAACGACCCCATCCCTAACCCGGTCAAAGACTCATTGTTGCAACAGCAGCGGCAGCTTGCAGAAAAATTAAAGGAACGGCTAGGGTATCTTGGCGTTTACTATAAACGGGATCCTCGAAACTTCTTGCGGCATTTGCCTGTTGACGAACAGCACAAATTGCTGAATCAACTAAAACAGGCCTATCGTGAGATTGTATTAACCTATTTCTCTGAGGCGAATAGCGTTCTCAACCAAAAAATTGATGCCTTAGTAAACACTGCCTTCTTTGCTGATGTCTCGGTGTCTCGGCTGATGGAGATTCATATGGATCTAATGGATGAATTTTCTAAGCAATTAAAATTAGAGGGACGAAGTGAAGAGGTTCTACTAGACTACCGCTTAACTCTGATTGATATTATTGCCCACTTGTGCGAGATGTATCGTCGTTCAATTCCTAGAGAATCTTAACTTGGTGAGTTCTAACTGCGCTGTAACAATGAATCCAACTCGAAAAACCTATATTCTCAAGCTTTATGTCGCAGGGAATACTCCTAACTCTGTACGTGCATTGAAGACGTTGAATGATATCTTAGAGCAAGAATTTCAGGGGGTTTATGCTCTGAAGGTGATTGACGTGCTCAAGAATCCACAACTAGCTGAAGAAGACAAGATTCTGGCAACGCCAACCCTAGCTAAGATATTACCGCCGCCAGTGCGTAAGATTATTGGTGATTTGTCTGATCGTGAACGTGTCTTGATTGGACTAGACCTTCTGTATGATGAACTACGGGATGATGAGGCAGAGAGCTAATGGTGACTAGCAATAATCATAATCACGGGATAGAGCACTCAGATTACACAGGTGTCCAAAAGATCCGCACAACAATCGAAGGCTTTGACGACATTAGCCATGGTGGTCTCCCCGCTGGCAGAACCACACTAGTTAGCGGCACCTCCGGTACCGGCAAGACCCTCTTTGCCGTGCAATTTCTCTACACAGGCATTACCCAGTTCAACGAACCTGGTATTTTTGTCACCTTTGAGGAGTCGCCAACGGATATTATTAAGAATGCTCGCAGCTTTGGCTGGGACTTACAGGGGCTAATCGATGACGGCAAGCTATTTATCTTGGATGCGTCGCCTGATCCAGAGGGCCAAGATATTGTAGGCAACTTTGACTTGTCAGCCTTGATTGAACGGATTCAGTATGCTATCCGTAAGTACAAGGCTAAGCGGGTGTCGATCGACTCAGTAACTGCCGTCTTTCAACAGTATGATGCCGCCTCTGTAGTTCGACGAGAGATTTTTCGCCTAGTAGCTCGTTTGAAGCAGGTGGGCGCTACCACGGTGATGACGACTGAGCGCGTCGAGGAATATGGGCAAATTGCCCGCTTTGGGGTAGAGGAGTTTGTATCAGACAATGTGGTGATTGTGCGCAATGTTCTGGAGGGAGAACGTCGCCGCCGCACGATCGAGATCCTCAAACTGCGGGGCACTACCCACATGAAAGGTGAATATCCCTTCACCATCACTAACCAAGGCATCAATATCTTCCCACTGGGTGCAATGCGCCTAACTCAGCGATCGTCCAATGTCCGCGTCAAGTCAGGAGTGGAAACCTTGGACAAAATGTGTGGTGGCGGCTTTTTCAAAGATTCAATTATCTTGGCAACGGGTGCTACAGGTACAGGCAAAACCCTATTGGTCAGCAAGTTTTTGCAAGAGGGATGCATCCAGGGAGAAAGGGCCATTCTGTTTGCCTACGAAGAGTCTCGCGCCCAGTTATCTCGCAACGCCTACTCTTGGGGGATTGACTTTGAAGATTTAGAACAGAAGGGTTTGTTGAAAATCATCTGTGCTTATCCAGAGTCGGCTGGTTTGGAAGATCACCTACAAATTATCAAATCGGAAATTGCTGAGTTTAAGCCTAGTCGCATTGCGATCGACTCCCTTTCCGCCCTTGCTCGCGGTGTTAGCAACAATGCATTTCGCCAGTTTGTTATTGGGGTCACAGGCTTTGCTAAGCAGGAAGAAATCACTGGCTTCTTCACCAACACTACTGATCAGTTTATGGGATCCCACTCCATTACTGATTCTCACATCTCCACGATTACAGATACCATCATCATGCTGCAATATGTAGAAATTCGAGGAGAGATGTCCCGTGCCATTAATGTCTTTAAGATGCGAGGCTCGTGGCACGACAAGGGCATTCGTGAATATACAATCAGTGCAGACGGGCCAGAAATCAAAGATTCCTTCCGTCAATTTGAACGCATTATTACGGGTTCTCCCAGCCGTATTGCTGTAGATGAGAAGAGTGAACTGTCCCGAATCGTCCGGGGTGTTCAAGAAAAAGAGGGGGAAACAGGGCTGTAGTGACAGTGGCTATGCTAGGCAGACGATCGTCCTGGCAAGCCACTAACCACCAAATAGCCCACCTAAAAACCCTTTCTTCTTGGGCTTTTCAAAGACTTGCTGCCATTCTGGTCGGGTTTGTTTTTCAATGCGACCAATAATCTTGAGCTTTTCGTAGGGCGACTCCCACGTTTGGAACTTTACATAAATGGCATCCGCTAACTCGTCGTAGTTCACTTCTTTATCCGCAGGACGATTGATTACAACAGTTAATTGATCCTTTGATTCGTTGAGTTGCAGGGTCACATTATAGTTACGCAACTCGTACTGCAATACTTCTCTGTAATCTTCGGCTGCCATACTGTCTCCTACAATTACCAACGGGATATCTAGTTAATCAGTCGTTAATCAGTCTTGATACACCTTCATTCCACTCCTACAATTTAGCAAATTACAGATCAGCACAATCAATATTCTCCAGCAAAGACAAATCACAGTACTAGGGTAATGGGGACGGGGGAATAGCTATGAGAACCAGAAGCTACCATGACGAGCACATCATCCTATCTGCCGAAGGCTACGGTAAACTAGCCCCTCATGTACACTGAATGGGTGATTGTCGGTATCGTTTGCTAATGAATAGTGCTACTCCTGCTGTTGTGCTTCCTGACTGGCATCAACTCTCATTGGCTCAACAAGTTGCCCAACTGGTAGTTGTGCGATCGTCAGGGTTTTTG
Protein-coding regions in this window:
- the kaiB gene encoding circadian clock protein KaiB, which produces MNPTRKTYILKLYVAGNTPNSVRALKTLNDILEQEFQGVYALKVIDVLKNPQLAEEDKILATPTLAKILPPPVRKIIGDLSDRERVLIGLDLLYDELRDDEAES
- a CDS encoding circadian clock protein KaiA codes for the protein MRPHISICILTNSETLSQSLKQLLDQRTVDTLQSYRYTVTNFKSVIDFSHFLMEENQQVDCLILEAGPSAIDVIQYLREQSIFLPTVVIVPEQPQAPVTDPYHEAMVQLSTSHLNQVADYIDRAIAQFLQLSPTANDPIPNPVKDSLLQQQRQLAEKLKERLGYLGVYYKRDPRNFLRHLPVDEQHKLLNQLKQAYREIVLTYFSEANSVLNQKIDALVNTAFFADVSVSRLMEIHMDLMDEFSKQLKLEGRSEEVLLDYRLTLIDIIAHLCEMYRRSIPRES
- the kaiC gene encoding circadian clock protein KaiC; the protein is MVTSNNHNHGIEHSDYTGVQKIRTTIEGFDDISHGGLPAGRTTLVSGTSGTGKTLFAVQFLYTGITQFNEPGIFVTFEESPTDIIKNARSFGWDLQGLIDDGKLFILDASPDPEGQDIVGNFDLSALIERIQYAIRKYKAKRVSIDSVTAVFQQYDAASVVRREIFRLVARLKQVGATTVMTTERVEEYGQIARFGVEEFVSDNVVIVRNVLEGERRRRTIEILKLRGTTHMKGEYPFTITNQGINIFPLGAMRLTQRSSNVRVKSGVETLDKMCGGGFFKDSIILATGATGTGKTLLVSKFLQEGCIQGERAILFAYEESRAQLSRNAYSWGIDFEDLEQKGLLKIICAYPESAGLEDHLQIIKSEIAEFKPSRIAIDSLSALARGVSNNAFRQFVIGVTGFAKQEEITGFFTNTTDQFMGSHSITDSHISTITDTIIMLQYVEIRGEMSRAINVFKMRGSWHDKGIREYTISADGPEIKDSFRQFERIITGSPSRIAVDEKSELSRIVRGVQEKEGETGL